The nucleotide window tatcaatatctttatttggtcgaattggtgatagcacctgatggagtaagaaactgatggagttagaaaagtggtgtcttttgctaacgtggttagctaatagatttacatattttgtcttccctgtaaaacattttaaaaatctgaaatggtggctttattcacaagatctgtatctttcatttggtgtcttggacttgtgatttaatgatatttagatgctactatttaattgtgacgctatgctagcgatgctaatcagtgtgggggggggtggggggtgatcccggatccggggttgagaggcgtgaaaagttaagaggctcctctgtcctccactcgttacctgtattaatggcacctgtttgaacttgttatcagtataaaagacacctgtccacaacctcaaacagtcacactccaaactccactatggccaagaccaaagagctgtcaaaggacaccagaaacaaaattgtagacctgcaccaggctgggaagactgaatctgcaataggtaagcagcttggtttgaagaaatcaactgtgggagcaattattaggaaatggaagacatacaagaccactgataatctccctcgatctggggctccatgcaagatctcaccccgtggggtcaaaatgatcacaagaacggggagcaaaaatcccagaaccacacggggggacctagtgaatgacctgcagagagctgggaccaaagtaacaaagcctaccatcagtaacacactacgccgccagggactcaaatcctgcagtgccagacgtgtccccctgcttaagccagtacatgtccaggcccgtctgaagtttgctagagagcatttggatgatccagaagaagattgagaggatgtcatatggtcagatgaaaccaaaatataactttttagaTAGAATACCTACTGTGTAGGTTTAAATAgaatacctactgtgaagcatgggggtggaaacatcatgctttggggctgtttttctgcaaagggaccaggacgactgatccatgtaatagaaagaatgaatggggccatgtatcgtgagattttgagtgaaaacctccttccatcagcaagggcattgaagatgaaacgtggctgggtctttcagcatgacaatgatcccaaacacaccgcccgggcaacgaaggagtggcttcgtaagaagcatttcaaggtcctggagtttcctagccagtctccagatctcaaccccatagaaaatctttggagggagttgaaagtccgtgttgcccagcaacagccccaaaacatcactgctctagaggagatctgcatggaggaatgggccaaaataccagcaacagtgtgggaaaaccttgtgaagacttacagaaaacatttgacctctgtcattgccaacaaagggtatataacaaagtattaagataaacttttgttattgaccaaatacttattttccaccataatttccaaataaattcattaaaaatcctacaatgtgattttctggatttctttttctcattttgtctgtcatagttgaagtgtacctatgatgaaaattacaggcctctctcatctttttaagtgggagaacttgcacatttggtggctgactaaatacttttttgccccactgtacattgtGTACAAAACTATGGAAATAGATTATACTGTACATTTATGACTTATTGCATATTATTTAGGCAAGCATATAAAAGACAAATTTGGTTATTAACAGAATAAATTGGGATCACCAAACTCCCTCTTACTAAAAAAGGGAGACATGGTGGAGACAGAAATAGGGCCAGAGCGAGACCACACGACGAGGTTGGTTGTATGAATACAGGGTTTGTTGTTCGGAAAACCCTTCTGGACACCAGTTACTGACTCTTAAGTCCACAGAACAATCTTTCTTCTCCGTAGAAGTTGTAGGCAAATAGGGATTTGTTGTTGGGCAGAAATCCATCTTGTCACAGGATCCTCTCTTGCTCAATGTGCCATTGTCCCATAGGCCTACACACTCAAACAGGAAATGTCATGTTCACTGTCAGATATATCAGCCCATTCATGCACAGGGCTTATCAACTGTCAATTATCTCTACAATGATTACATGCTTCAACCATCCCTTATTGTTTTACCTACCTTAATGGGGCCCATTATTTCTAAAGAACCAAAGAACTCAAGGATCAATTTACAGGTTAAGCCATAAATCGGTTATGTTTACCACCAGGTTAACCTTATCTATGTGTGGAATTCTACCCTTCTCCACACCTTAGTGATGCACatcatccttccttccttccttccttccttccttccttccttccttccttccttccttccttccttccttccttccttccttccttccttccttccttccttccttccttccttccttccttccttccttccttccttccttccttcattaATTCACAAGTTTCAGTCAATGGCACTGACCATTTCCCTTTTGTCCCTGCAGGTGCGTTTCTTGGAGCAGCAGAACAAGATGCTGGAGACCAAGTGGAGCCTCCTGCAGGACCAGACCACCACCAGCTCCAACATTGACGCCATGTTCGAGGCCTACATCTCCAACCTGCGCAGACAGCTGGACGGCCTGGGCAACGAGAAGATGAAGCTGGAGGGGGAGCTGAAGAACATGCAGGGTCTGGTTGAGAACTTCAAAACCAAGTGAGTACTTTCTTCATATTATAGATTTTTGACTAGGAGGGTTCATTTGCCCTGAAAAGGTCATTatcattaatcaaatcaaatcaaatgtatttataaagcccttcttacatcagctgatgtcacaaagtgctgtacagaaacccagcctaaaaccccaaacagcaagcaatgcaggtgtagaagcacggtggctaggaaaaactccctagaaaggccggaacctaggaagaaacctagagaggaactaggctatgaggggtggccagtcctcttctggctgtgccgggtggagattataacagaacatggccaagatgttcaaatgttcatagatgaccagcagggtcaaataataataatcacagtggttgtcgagggtgcaacaggtcagcacctcaggagtaaatgtcagttgacttttcatagccgatcattcagagtatctctaccgctcctgctgtctctagagagttgaaaacagcaggtctgggacagttagcacgtccggtgaacaggtcagggttccatagccgcaggcagaacagttgaaactggagcagcagcatggccaggtggactggggacagcaagaagtcatcaagccaggtagtcctgaggcatggtcctagggctcaggtcctccgagagagagaaagaaagaaaggaagagagaaagaaagaaagagagaaagaaagagagaaaaagagaggaagagagaattagagagagcatacttaaattcacacaggacaccggataagacaggagaaatactccagatataacagactgaccctagccccccgacacataaactactgcagcataaatactggaggctgagacaggaggggtcgggagacaccaTGGCCCCATCCGAcaatacccctggacagggccaaacaggcaggatataagcATTATCATTAGCATTCGCATGCTAATTTGGGAAAGTGGCACTACTTTCCAAATCTGGGTCTCAAATACAGTATCATGATTTCAAGAAGATTTATTTTTGATTGAATACATTCAAATCTTTAATCCTAAACATCATTTGATTTTAAGCTTGTCAGAAATGTTTCTTGTTTGATTAAAAGGCTTGCTCTATTCTCCACTCTCAGGTATGAGGATGAGATCAACAAGCGTAACGAGTCTGAAAACAGTTTTGTTCTCCTGAAGAAGGTCAGTAGACTGAATCATTCTAGAAGCCCCCCTACATGCATAACTTGCAGTGCATTGTTGCTTTACCACAACATCAACAAATTGGCTGAAGTAGAAaagcacatttacattttagtaggctctcttatccagagcgacttgcaGGAGCagttaggattaagtgccttgctcggttactggtccaacctGCCGCCCTACATGAAACTAGATATGTCCTGCTTTCTCAGGATACAGATTCTGCATACATGACCAAGATGGAGCTGGAGGCCAAGCTGGACTGTCTCACTGATGAGATTAAGTTCCTCAGGAGTATCTATGATATGGTAATGTATCATGTCCATACTGCAATGGGAGAGACCGACAGAAAACATTTGAAGGATTAGCCTATGCTGTAGATTCCATCGGATTTGGAATCAATTGAGTGAAGAGTAGATGCCGGATGAAATCTAAAGGTTTCTCTTCATCCTCTCTTGGTTCTTCAGGAGCTGTGTGAGCTGCAGGGCCAGATCAAGGACATCTCTGTGGTGGTAGAGATGGACAACAGCCGTAACCTGGACATGGACTCCATTGTCGCTGAAGTGCGTGCCCAGTACGAGGACATCGCCAACAGCAGCAGAGCTGAGGCCGAGACCTGGTACACACAGAAAGTAAGCCCTTTCCCCCGTGAGGCCCGCAGAACACCTCATGCCTTCGTAAACCTTCCGAGATTCAATATTGGCTGTGCTCCTATGTCCATACTTGCATATCACTGAGAATGGAAGTCCATTAGAGGATGCTGgtgggaggagttatagggggatgggctcattgtaatggctggaatgtaaTAATTGAAactgtatcaaacacatcaaacatatggaaaccacatatttgactccgttccattataTCCATTCCAGCATtgcaatgagcccgtcctcctatagttcCTCCCACCAGCATCCTATGATGTCGAATGCCTAAGTGGTATCCTAATGTGGACACTAGAACAGAACCAGAACCAGAGCATTTTGCTTTAAGGCAACCACTATAACCATAAAATCTCAAGTTCTATAGTTTGGGGTGACAGTTACCCCAGGGAGGATCTCTGAGGGAGGATAATGTCACTGTGTGAAGTCATGACTAGCTCACCTCCACTACTTCATTGTAACTATACATTGTGAAACCTCTCTCGATTACCATAGCAATTGTGGTAACAAAGGCTATTTCTACCATCTCAGGTATCTGCTAGCTAAATTACATGGACTTCACTGTTTTGTTATGTCtctatgtgttgtctctgtaACAGTATGAACAGATGCAGTTGTCAGCCAGAAAGTATGGGGACGACCTGAAAAACACTAAGGCAGAGATTGCAGATATGAACCGTAAAATCATGAGATATCAGTCTGAAATGGACATGATGAAGGGTCAGGTGAGTGTCTCATACTGCATGCCTCTCAGTCAATATGTAACAGAAGTGCCATTTTATCTAACACCCCTAGCGTGGATAGACTGTCACTCCTATTCAGCGGTAAGAACAACAACATTTACAAATAGGAACACAACTAAAAATATGATTTATCTGACAATAGCGCACCCACCTGGAGAACCAGATTGCTAAGGCAGAGGAGCACGGTGAGCTGGCGGTGAAGGACGCCAGGCTTCGCATCAACGATCTCGAGGTGGCTCTGCAGAGAGCCAAACAGGACATGACCATGCAAGTCCGCCAGTACCAGGAGCTGATGAATGTCAAGCTGGCCCTGGACATTGAGATCGCCACTTACAGGAAGCtgctggagggagaggagagcaggtagGAGCCGTGAGCCCTGCCCAAATGAACTGGCTgccttccctctttccctcagATCTGATCTGAGTTAGGCTTTCATGTAACGTTATTTTATATTAGTGAGTAGTCACAGGAAGTAAGGAGGATAGCATTCACACATGAGAGCATTAAAACATGGTGTTGAATGACCTGACTAGCATTAGGAGAATTTGATAATGACCAACGAGTTAATTTGCTCACTGATCATATCCCTACAGAAAGGAATGAATAGAATGggcatccccattcaagtcaatgatgtcaatgatggcataatgggtggactggcagcaATTTTGAGTGTACCCAGGCCAGGAAGTAAAAGCAAGAAGTTTACCCTTCAATacgtgctgtgatttgttgagtcaactcaactgacattacaaaaaatacacaGTAGCGGTGCAtgagtaaaatcactggggaatcCAAGCCAGGGAAAAAAACGATATTAAAACcttgttgtgataattgcatcgtttgctctataacctgttagttcatatgccttgcaacggtgatatataggcctaaagccgagacaataagaagacagtggcagaataaattaaaccacacatttgtttcattacaaaaccggagagcaagatctgtctggtgaagtccacaaaacatattgcatgagctggacaggagggggagaCAAAGCGAAGGCTGGTGTGACAGTAACAAACAGTTAGTTACATGACCTatagcatggtcaagcaaggtaatgtttccgacattttcggactactaaacaactattgatttagaaccaaaGAGAGATACCGCAAGTCATAAAGAAAACATgcgctgcctccactattccagcaccatttcaacttcaacatttcaacatcatatacagtgccttgcaaaagtattcatcccccttggtgtttttcccatttgtttgcattacaacctgtaatttaaatagatttttatttggatttcatgtaatggacatacacaaaatagtccaaattggtgacgTGAAATGAAAAAAACAAGTTCTTTAAAAAATTGGGAAAAATACAAatctgaaaagtggtgcgtgcatatgtattcacccactTTGctttgaagcccctaaataagatctggtgcaaccaattaccttcagaagtcacatcattagttaaataaagtccacctgtgtgcaatctaagtgtcacatgatctgtcacatgatctgttctgaaaggccccagagtctgcaacaccactaagcaaggggcaccagcAAGCAAGCggaaccatgaagaccaaggagctctccaaacaggtcagggacaaagttgtggagaagtacagatcactgttggtttataaaaaaatatcagaaactttgaacatcccacccaaaatccattattaaaacattgaaagaatatggcaccacaacaaacctcaCAGACCAGGCGTTGGCAGCCAACAGTAATAATGCCTCCCCACAGACTCAACTTAATCTCATCACCATTATCCCCCATCACAGTGCAGATGTATACATTTCTCAACACTCGCTGACTGACGCAATAGTGACAAATTAAAAAGCCATCAACTACATATTTCGGCCAGCTGTTGGTGATTCAGACTTCATTCTGTGAAAATATCTGCATTTGGGAAAACATTTGAGCCGCTCTAAAGAGAATGTAAGGATTACTCCGAGATGACATTTTTAACATTTCAAGGTAATTGATCAATTGGGCTTGTGAGTATCTGGTGGATGTCAAGGATCAAAccaaatgtacagtgccttcagaaagtattcacaccccttgactttttccacattttgttgtgttacagcctgaatttaaaatggattaaattaagattttttttgtcactggcctacacacaatacctaaatgtcaaagtggaaatatttattaaaagctgaaatgtcttgagtcaagtattcaacctttgttatggcaagcctaaataaattcaggagtaaaaatttgcatAAGTCACAAATTTAATGGACTCCCTAgtgcaataatagtatttaacatgatttttgaaagactacctgatctctgtaccccacagacacaattatctgtatggtcaagcagtggatttcaaacacagattcaaccacaaagaccaaggtgGTTTTCCAATGCATCGCGAAGAAGGGCACTTATTATAGATtggtaaaaatgtaataaaaaagcagacattgaatgcccgtttgagcatggtgaagttattaattacactttggatggtgtatcaatatttTTTCTAGccaggcaagtcggttaagaacaaattcttatttacaatgacagcctacaccgtcaaacccggacgacactgggccaattgtgcgctgccctatgggactcccaatcatggccggttgtgatatagcctgggtttgagccagggtgtctgtagtgacgcctctagcactgagatgcagtgtcttagaccgctgcgccactcaggagcccggTTGCTACAAAactacaggtgtccttcctaactcagttgccggagaggaaggaaaccgctcagggatttcaccatgaggccaatggtgactt belongs to Salvelinus namaycush isolate Seneca chromosome 20, SaNama_1.0, whole genome shotgun sequence and includes:
- the LOC120064644 gene encoding keratin, type II cytoskeletal 8-like; this encodes MSTRAVKSTSYSVRPSSAGMGSPQNCSSSSYSGGYGGVRQSYSVRSSYGGVGSSAGGVAAGGYRVVVAGGSVQRRGVMEFGYVGMGVDGGMGVGGGMGVGGGMGVGGGMGVGGGMGMGGGMGGGKMTCTGPPQITAVQVNQSLLAPLNLAIDPNIQVVRTQEKEQIKTLNNRFASIDKVRFLEQQNKMLETKWSLLQDQTTTSSNIDAMFEAYISNLRRQLDGLGNEKMKLEGELKNMQGLVENFKTKYEDEINKRNESENSFVLLKKDTDSAYMTKMELEAKLDCLTDEIKFLRSIYDMELCELQGQIKDISVVVEMDNSRNLDMDSIVAEVRAQYEDIANSSRAEAETWYTQKYEQMQLSARKYGDDLKNTKAEIADMNRKIMRYQSEMDMMKGQRTHLENQIAKAEEHGELAVKDARLRINDLEVALQRAKQDMTMQVRQYQELMNVKLALDIEIATYRKLLEGEESR